The following coding sequences are from one Desulfosporosinus orientis DSM 765 window:
- a CDS encoding C40 family peptidase, translated as MKLIASRIWDHYLVPTLSTILFVTIITASPTPLAGKMNNEELQTIAVTQPAAQPQTAAPSNTTDTASVSDPAVPASAPAAPAPSTSVKKEQPKTTTSKTGSTQKATPSASTSPATPAKPTTQSKASSVIATAKQYIGVKYVYGGTTPSGFDCSGFVQYVFSKNGISLPRVSRDQYKTGTSVSFSSLQPGDLVFFSLAKNGIVDHVGIYVGNGQFINASSSKGVTIYTLGSYWQSAYLGARRVL; from the coding sequence TTGAAACTCATTGCCAGTAGAATCTGGGACCATTACTTGGTTCCTACCCTTTCTACAATCTTATTTGTGACTATTATCACAGCATCACCAACCCCACTTGCAGGAAAAATGAATAATGAAGAGCTACAAACCATTGCTGTCACCCAACCCGCTGCACAACCTCAAACAGCAGCGCCTTCAAATACAACGGACACTGCATCTGTATCTGATCCTGCCGTGCCCGCTTCCGCCCCGGCAGCCCCCGCTCCGTCAACATCCGTTAAAAAGGAGCAGCCGAAAACCACTACAAGCAAGACCGGCAGCACCCAAAAGGCAACGCCTTCTGCCAGTACCTCTCCAGCAACGCCGGCTAAACCCACGACCCAATCAAAGGCAAGTTCTGTGATTGCCACCGCTAAACAATATATTGGCGTGAAATATGTCTACGGGGGGACCACTCCCTCTGGCTTCGACTGCTCCGGTTTTGTGCAATACGTTTTCTCGAAAAACGGTATCAGCCTCCCCAGAGTATCACGGGATCAGTATAAGACTGGAACATCCGTTTCATTCAGCAGCTTACAACCGGGAGACTTAGTCTTTTTCTCCTTAGCTAAAAACGGAATCGTGGACCACGTGGGAATTTATGTGGGGAACGGTCAGTTTATCAATGCCTCCAGTTCAAAAGGCGTAACCATCTATACGTTAGGAAGCTATTGGCAATCCGCTTACCTGGGAGCTAGACGCGTACTTTAG
- a CDS encoding YncE family protein produces MTNGDDGNVSVIDGSTGTVTATVTVGTNPWSIGVNSETNLIYVGNRGSGNVSVIDGSTNTVTATVTVGTQPRGVGVNLVTNFIYVSNVFSSNVSVIDGSTNTVTATVTLASGPRGIGVNSTTNRIYVSNDNNVSVIDGNTNTVIATIAVGTSSNPEGVNSETNQIYVGNVVDNNISVISGLSNTVFATISTGGSSPRSLGVNPITNRIYVAYYSGNNVVVIDGSSNTAVATIAVGSNPNGVGVDPLTNGIYVANHGSNNVSVIDGNTNTVIATITVGSSPYAIAVNP; encoded by the coding sequence GTGACAAATGGAGACGATGGCAATGTCTCTGTCATTGATGGGAGTACCGGGACTGTTACTGCCACCGTTACGGTAGGTACTAATCCATGGTCTATAGGTGTGAATTCAGAAACAAACCTTATTTATGTTGGAAATCGTGGCAGTGGAAATGTCTCTGTCATTGATGGGAGTACCAATACTGTTACTGCTACTGTTACAGTGGGTACTCAACCTCGTGGAGTAGGTGTGAATTTGGTAACAAACTTCATTTATGTATCAAATGTATTCAGTAGCAATGTCTCTGTCATAGATGGAAGTACGAATACGGTTACAGCCACTGTTACGTTAGCTTCTGGTCCGCGTGGGATAGGTGTGAATTCGACAACAAATCGTATTTACGTGTCAAATGATAACAATGTCTCGGTCATTGATGGAAATACCAATACTGTTATTGCTACCATTGCAGTAGGTACTTCCTCAAATCCAGAAGGTGTGAATTCAGAAACGAACCAAATATACGTTGGGAATGTAGTCGATAACAATATTTCGGTTATCAGCGGGCTTTCTAATACTGTTTTTGCCACCATTAGTACGGGAGGCAGCTCCCCACGGAGTCTGGGTGTAAATCCTATAACTAACCGAATATACGTTGCATATTACAGCGGTAACAATGTCGTGGTTATTGATGGAAGTTCAAATACTGCTGTTGCCACTATTGCTGTAGGTAGTAACCCAAATGGAGTCGGTGTAGATCCTTTGACGAATGGGATATACGTTGCAAATCATGGCAGCAACAATGTCTCAGTCATTGATGGAAATACCAATACTGTTATTGCCACTATTACGGTAGGTTCTAGCCCATATGCAATAGCTGTGAACCCTTAA
- a CDS encoding ABC1 kinase family protein, producing MIGKRIRHIKRYRDVAKVLARHGFGFFVEEMGLLHMLSLPKRLFTDTEEIDPVSFGERIRLVIEELGPTYIKIGQIASTRADIFPPEILSELEKLQENVPSFSFAEVREIIEEELGYPLEEIFSQFDEEVIAAASIGQVHRARLRATGEYVAVKVQRPRIKAMIETDLEILLDLATMTENRMKRMERLQLRDVVEEFAKSLRNELDYTIEARNAERISKQFKEDKSVYIPKIHWDFTTRRVLTMEFVEGLRLNQFEELDKHGYDHKQLAEQLVKALFHQILIEGFFHADPHPGNIFLLKGGVISFIDFGMVGRLTLDMKHNFASLIIAMMRQNTESMIKAVLRIGIVPEEVNLTLLTNDVDELRDKYMDVPLSRIGLGEAISDLFEVAFRHRIRIPSDFTMVAKCLLILEGMVEKLDPALSIMDMAEPFGIQLLKERYRPSTIAGRVWHNISDYSDLLVDLPKQLKDLIGNLVRGRIRIEVSVPELDIFLRKMDRVTNQLSFSIVLLSFSIVMAGIIIASALGQQPIMFWHISVIEIGAAMAGLMLLWLFVSIFKSGKF from the coding sequence ATGATTGGGAAACGAATACGACATATCAAACGCTATCGAGATGTTGCTAAAGTCTTAGCTCGTCACGGATTTGGCTTTTTCGTAGAAGAGATGGGACTTTTACATATGCTTTCTCTGCCCAAACGCTTATTTACGGATACGGAAGAAATTGACCCCGTGTCCTTTGGGGAGAGAATACGGTTAGTTATTGAGGAACTGGGTCCTACTTATATTAAAATAGGCCAGATTGCCAGTACCCGGGCGGATATTTTTCCGCCGGAGATTCTTTCTGAACTGGAAAAACTGCAGGAGAATGTACCGTCTTTCTCCTTTGCGGAAGTCAGGGAGATTATTGAAGAGGAACTGGGTTACCCCTTGGAAGAGATTTTCTCCCAGTTTGATGAGGAGGTTATCGCTGCCGCATCGATTGGCCAGGTTCACCGGGCCCGGCTGCGGGCAACGGGAGAGTATGTGGCAGTTAAGGTGCAGCGCCCGCGGATTAAAGCCATGATCGAAACCGACTTGGAGATTCTTTTAGATTTGGCCACGATGACGGAAAATCGGATGAAGCGGATGGAACGTTTGCAATTACGAGATGTAGTGGAAGAATTTGCAAAATCCCTGCGCAATGAACTGGATTACACCATTGAGGCCCGCAATGCTGAGAGAATTTCCAAGCAGTTCAAAGAGGATAAAAGCGTTTATATACCAAAGATCCATTGGGATTTTACCACTCGCCGGGTGCTTACCATGGAGTTCGTTGAGGGCTTGAGGCTCAATCAGTTTGAAGAACTGGACAAGCACGGCTATGACCATAAACAATTAGCGGAACAACTTGTTAAGGCACTCTTCCATCAAATTTTAATTGAAGGTTTTTTTCATGCCGATCCCCATCCCGGCAATATCTTTCTCTTGAAAGGCGGGGTGATTTCCTTTATTGATTTCGGTATGGTGGGCAGACTGACCTTAGACATGAAGCATAATTTTGCTTCTTTAATTATCGCCATGATGCGGCAAAACACGGAGAGTATGATCAAAGCTGTTTTGCGCATTGGCATAGTCCCGGAAGAAGTGAATCTCACCCTTCTAACCAATGATGTGGATGAATTGCGGGATAAGTACATGGATGTGCCACTGAGCCGGATTGGCTTAGGTGAGGCCATCAGTGATCTGTTTGAGGTGGCTTTTCGCCATAGGATTCGCATTCCTTCCGACTTCACCATGGTTGCCAAGTGTTTGCTGATTCTGGAAGGAATGGTTGAAAAGCTGGATCCCGCTCTCAGTATCATGGACATGGCGGAACCCTTTGGCATTCAGCTCTTGAAAGAACGTTACCGTCCGAGTACCATCGCGGGGAGAGTATGGCATAATATCTCGGATTATAGTGATTTGTTAGTGGATCTCCCTAAACAACTGAAGGATTTAATCGGAAACTTAGTGCGGGGGCGAATCAGAATTGAGGTAAGTGTCCCAGAGCTGGACATATTTTTAAGGAAGATGGACCGGGTCACCAATCAGTTGTCCTTTAGTATCGTTTTGCTTTCCTTCAGCATTGTCATGGCCGGGATTATTATTGCCTCAGCTTTAGGTCAGCAGCCCATTATGTTCTGGCATATTTCTGTGATTGAGATTGGAGCTGCCATGGCGGGCTTAATGCTGCTTTGGCTGTTTGTTTCAATTTTTAAATCCGGGAAGTTTTAG
- a CDS encoding phasin family protein has translation MKDLIKKGLSLGLGLAVVSKEQIEKLVEELVRKGEVSSAESKDLIDELLEKGEAGQKQLNARIHEQLEKVFKELNVPSKADFERLEKRIQELENKLS, from the coding sequence ATGAAAGACCTTATTAAAAAGGGATTATCCTTAGGCTTAGGTTTAGCTGTTGTCAGCAAAGAACAGATTGAAAAGCTTGTTGAGGAATTGGTGAGAAAAGGCGAGGTTTCGTCAGCAGAATCAAAGGACCTCATCGATGAATTGCTGGAAAAAGGGGAAGCCGGACAAAAACAATTGAATGCCCGGATTCACGAACAATTGGAAAAGGTATTTAAGGAGCTGAACGTTCCAAGCAAAGCAGATTTTGAACGCTTGGAAAAACGCATTCAAGAACTGGAAAACAAACTATCATAG